In Trichoplusia ni isolate ovarian cell line Hi5 chromosome 2, tn1, whole genome shotgun sequence, the DNA window ATGTGTGACATTGATTAATTTTCTCtttaaacttttgtattttttttaatactgtataccttttttattgttttatgtatttattgttccttttttatttgcgGATATTTTGACTTTGGATCAAATCTGTGGACTGACTTCGTCGGCAAGTGTGATCTATGGATCAGTAGAGATTTGATCTGAAGTTTGAATATCCAAACTTTTACGTAGGTATAACATGGTATCATAGTATTAACGTGCAATACTTTACTGTCTAAACGAAGGTAAATTGTCAATGTTGCAGATACATtacttgttttgtataaaatgtgtgTGAGTTGTATGAAAATATTCCAGTGTGCGAGTATGTATGGCAAAGTACAACAAGGTTTGTGCAATGAGTTACtgattatttgttaatattatgttcaatagttattaaattgttttagcgACATTTTTGGTATACTGACGCAACTGTCATATAGAGGAccatcttttttttcatttttggttATTCGAAATGTTAATTGTAGGattttgaatattgtaaaaaaggTCATTGTTACTAGTTATATTGTATCAGCTATGTTAGTATACTGAGGTGTCTGTAATACGCTGTTCGCGGGTTATGTTCGTTCGCCGTTTTAAATCCTAATCATGAATGCATTGTTTCCTTCGGACGATATACTAAAGACATGCTTTATCTCGGAGTAACATCGCTGTAAGGTTTGGCGCTGTGTGTGGAATAACAGCTCTAACAGTTTGGAAACTCGTGTAGTTAGGCTTGCAATCGAAGCCTTTTGTTATACTTAATGAATGTCGCAACATACTCAAAGTACTAATCAATAATCATGAGACTTTCTACCCTATTCGTAAGTGTCGTAAAGATATATTTCGTTTGATACTCATCTGTTTGGTACGCTTATTGTGAATGATATCAACCAGTTTGGTTACTGTTCCCGTCCCCCTCTTTtgctatttcttatttatatctGATATCCTTGTCCTCGCTTCAGTTGTTGTATCGGTATACAAGATCAACACATAGTCTCTTCGGTAGTGCCTTTCTCTAACTGTATTAATCGTTGCTAATTTGTACAACATCTTGTACTTCGAACATGAAAGGGGTCATCTGCGATTATCATAAAAGGATCTTCcgataaattatataaaaaagtaattatgcTTCGTAAAACAACGCCGCGACGAATTCGGAACTCGGTCGTGgtgttaccaaaaaaaaagtttctaccAAAATGGTAGTCGATTACTTAGCTTGTATTACCAATGAATTAGCTGTGTAGTAGCAAGTTGTTTGCTTGTGTGCGCACGGGCCCAGCGCAGCCTCCCATACAATAACTACTTTAGTACACAACGCTTGCCGAGACatttgtaaaaaagtaaaaaaaaagctgTACCGCGTATGAACACTTATGACTTCTGCATCGTGTATAAGTAAAAATGTCTCCGCAAGCAGCGGTTAGTCAATAGGttataaattaatgatgtaATTGTAAAGTAAACGTGTAACTATTAAATACCGATGCGTTTATGGGTATTATCCTAATGTTGTTATCTCTTTCTTAGGCGCTGTTGTTTGTGGCTCGGCGGGCCGCGCGGACCTCGCGCCTTCACTAGCGACTGTAGATACCTCGACATATGCATGCCATTTGTGTAGTGTaaatctatgaaaatatttaaagctgacGATGATTTTATCAAATTTCTATTACGTTGTTGATATTgaagatatatatattttctcgTAGTCAATTactttttctaatatatttttgtacgttCATGTTATAGCGTCCGCGCGGTCCGGCCGACCCTTGTCTGTTATCAAGTAtacattataatgtatgtaCCTTTCCGTGATAGCcgaataaaactaaactttaaatttcATCGTTGACGTGTATATGTGTATTTaaagctaaattaaaataaaggaagTAAATTTGATAAATACAGGTTAATGTAAGCTTAAGGCGGTAGTGACGGTGCGCGGGACCACTCGCCCTGTCTCCAGCTCCAAGTGACGTGTACAGTGACCGGCGCCAACAGTCTGCGCTCACCGCAACTGCTCAGTATTAGGAGGGACCGCGCGCCTTAGCTTGTTAGTATAGACAAATATATAATCGTTCACGTTATAGGAAGGTTATAGAGACCAGGATTGTCGCGCGACAGTATGCTGTTGGCTCGATAGCGGAGCGTAGCGTAGGCGGAGGACTGTTGAGTAGGAACCCTGAACAAGTAGACGACATCCCGAACGTTGAATTTAAATCTCCCATCGTTGTTGTAACTATTGTAACTAATATTATCGCGTATGAAGATGTAATGTTTCGTTAAGTCGGTGTACGCTCTCGTTTTATATGATTAGCGACTTACTCACAGCTTTTGTATGTGCAACGAATATGTAAGATGTTTTCTATTCATGTTTCTCGCTGTTTCTGTGAAACAGTACGACTCTGACGGTTGCGCGGCGGCTCGCGGCTGCGCCCACCTCCGCGCTATACTCTTGTTAtctgttacaaattatttatactataatctttatgaaagttatttttgtgttaatgttTTCTCATCGCTCGTCGATAAATTCATATCTTTAAGAACAATGTGAAGTTGTTGTTCCTTATCGGTTTCCTGTTCTTACTTATTGTGTAGCAACCCAGATACTCGTTTGCGAAGCAACGTTAAACAATCTATTATTATAGTACAATATCTCATATCACGTTTGCTTTACTAGGGGAAGTATAAATGATTGTTCTGACGGTACAATAACTAtctaataataatcaaattctTGTGATTTAGCGTcgtatttatatatatgtatatgggGTCTTGCCCGCGACTGTCACAGCGATCACTCCGTAGCATGGGTGCTGATTGCTCTAACTCCGGTGACAAGACCACGACATGTTCGTATCTCGCGCAACTCGGCGGTTTATGCTATTAAAAACGAAATGGCATTTTTACATGTAGGGTAGCAGTAAACACGTAGGGACACAAGTGCCCGTCATGTGTATCCATCGCCTCGTATCTCTGGGCCTCTACGTCGAGCGAGTAGCCCATGTCGTCACTCTGTCGAGCCACATATCGCCTGCAAGCCTGCATGCGGCGCGGCTCAGCTTTTAGTTCGCGCTATTGTAAAACGACTGCATTTTTTACCAgaacacaattttgtttttatactcGAAACTGATTTCGTACTATACAACAAtaagcttataaaataatatcaatatatataattgtttaatgCACATTGTTCTAGTAAAATGCAAGAATAGAAAATTCTACTAAATAAGTAACCTATattgattatataaaattaaataaatgtttatataaagTAAAAGTTGTGTACGTTTGTAACAATTTAGCGTGTACGACCAAATTATTGATTCATTGTCAGTCACGGCGGTTGCGACGTCGTGTCGACGGTACTAGCACCAACAACACGACCTAATGCTCATTTGTATCATTTCTTGGCTGTGTTTTGTTGcgacattattattttcctgCAGCGCAGTGGAAGTTTTTGAATGATTATACTGGCAACACTGGCCGCTTTTCAACTCGCCACAAACTTAGTATTCAAGTTcttgtagaaaaataataatttattatagatttaatgaaacatttgtAATAGATTTGTTGCGGATTTGAAAGTGGCCAGCTGTGAGCCCTTATTATAATTGTGTATTTGTTGTACTCGTATCGTGTGTATGAGAAGCAGTTGGTTTCAGTATCAGGTCGTGCATTCGTCATTACCCGCTGACATGTATTCACTGTATGGAactatgatattatattaatatgaaaacaaacaattcctGAGATAATAAAAGaggaaaatattattcaattgttttattttatcaaaagttaCACATCAAATTCATCTTAACTATTGTGAATATCATAAAAAGGTACAAGTTAAGGCATTACATCAATTACAATAtcataaaacatacattaaaatcaaaagaatactatttgaatacaaattgaATGAGTTCAGACACATCCGTTAGAAAATCATTAAGCACagtcaatacaataaaaacacacaaaaaatacagcCACCCTGGACGCCATTATAACCATAAAATTGTTTGATCAAAAAtgaaaagtcaaaaaaatattgaattaatactATTGAATTACAAAAGTGAATTACAAGAATTTCAAACAATGATTATTTCAAAGGAAGTTATTGGAACAAGCATGGCACTTCCAGTCAGGTGAGCCGCTGAAcacatacaattaaaaatacaattaggtACTAATGATGAACAtcaattacttataataatgtcATAGGCTTACAAAGAAATGAAAGTGATGTAAAATGATATTCGGAGGCTTGTTGACCTTATTTGAGGACTCCCCAGCGCACGTAGTCGTTGATGACTCCGTTCAGCCTCTCCTTGTAGAGCTCGCTAGTGTTGCTGACGGAGAAGTCGGTTATCTCCATAGACTCGTTCACTTTTGGAGCCTTATCGGTGTCCACGGTGATCACCGGCAGAGTGAACACAGCCAGGGCCAGGCCGAATGGAAGTTTCTAAAGAAAAAAgacaagtatttataaaataatctatatcacatttcaatatttatcaaatcattttttttttctttaattgaaaACTAATCGTATTCATGTCTGCATTGTGGACTCGCTTGTTTATGCCCTTTTTTAGCAAATAGATTATAAAAGGAAGCTAACTGAATCAGAACAGCAAAACGTACCTAGATAAGTACGTGTGCTAACGGAAATAGACAATCAGAGTAATCGTTATACGACCGTTGTACcttgtcattttaaaatgtattgtttaaattgaaGGTTGCGctcattttacaaaatttatgtaggtaattaaGGATAGGTAGgacaatgatttattaattttaaatctttgagCGTAGATTTATAAGGAAGGCTCATAATGTCTTCCTGAGCAACTTAGGGTAGATAAAAATCTTTAAGTTaggttaaataatgttttttttttgctacaaaACGTGTTATAATATGTTGAGtcaaacataatgaaattattaactAAATCGGTTTATCCATTCCAAAATAACTATGAATAgaaaataactaacaaaaaaaaacattcagtgGAATTGAGAACCACCTGTTTTTTGAAGACGGATGAAATAAGCACATGGGGTATGATATTAACTAACCTCTTTCAGCTCCTCATCGAAGTTCTGGCGGGAGTATATTTGGTCGGGGTTGAGGTGCAGCCTCTTGAGCGCGGCGCTGAGCTCCTGGTAGTAGTGGTCGATGAGCTTCTCGTAGTACTGCGCGCGGAATTGCTCGTCGGAGCCCGTGAAGATGAAGTACAGCAGGTCGGTGACCGGGCTGCCCCCCTGCAGCGTCTGCAGGTCCACGATCTTGATGTCCACCTTACCAGTCTGCGAAAGAAACACCAAGTTAGATAAGACTGAAATTAGTAATATGgatatttttgtagttgtagTTTTTGTCTTTAGGTCAATAGATAGATAGATCAGTTTCCAATGCTCTCTCTGGTAATGAGAATTAAGTATGTGCCgcaattataagtttaaaatatagcaTTTCAACTGCCttaaataaacttactttaTAAGGATGTGACATCCTTAtaaagtaagtttattaaatacccgctagaaaaaaaagattaattaggTAGAATAACTTACGCGTTGGTACctaatcattaaattattaggtCTATAGTCACTGTGCCCTATCACTACGCCGCGAGAGGTCTTATAAAGCGCCTTGAAGTCGTCCTGGTCGAAATCCTTAAAGTAGTCAGCTACTAGAGCCTTGTGCTTGTCTTGAACAACGTCCACCGCCCGACTTATTATCCTGGAGTAGTATGTCTTCATGTCATTTTGGTCCAGcttatattcaaatttaagtTTACCGACTACTTGTTTGAAGTCGTCCGGTCGACATTTTGCGTACGAGAATGAGAGGGCGTGCATCTTGGCGAGCTCCTCGACGGCGCGCTGGGAGTAGTGCCACGTGACCGACTTGAACCGGTTATACGACTCGTAGCCCGCCATCATGAGGTCCTCTAGCACCAGCGTCTCCTCGTGCTCTTTAGGATGGGCGCCATACAACTTCGGGAACAATAGTTTGTATTCGTCTTCAACTTTGTGCTCCTCTTGCAATTCCTCGTAGATTTTCGCCAGCTTGGTGTAAGCGAAGTGTTCGGTCTCGTAGATGCGCGGCGCCTGCGAGCGCATCTTCTCCCCGATGGCGGCGACCTTGGCGAACAGGTGCAGCACGCGCTCCTGCTCGGTGAGACGCACGCGGTACAGCTTCGACGTGTAGTGCGCGCCGCCCGTCGACACCGGATCGATTTTCAAATCATAGTTAACGAACTTTTGTTCCCCGGCTATTCTCTTCAACAGATCGCTGAAATGCGATTCTACTGTATGTATTTTAGGTTTCGTTGAAATAAATCTGATAGACTTGGCGAGCCTCAGGCACtgcatttttcaaaagtttaaGTATTGTCGTTAAGCACGTCGGCACGTTGGCACGGTGATACACCTGGTCGCCAATGATGCGCAAAAGAGTGAGCTTGTTACCAAAACCGATATTTATTCAACGTGTGAATGAATGAACTTCGAACATGAACGCGAAATATTGGcagagattattattttttgtcaaactaCCTACATTTTCACAATACTTCGGCTGTTAACGACTTATCCCGTATCAGAATAAACAGGTAGGGAGGAAAGAATGTAATGATGTTTGAGGTCTACCGACACGAGTGTTAAGTTAGTTAATTAGTTGGTTACGttgataaaaactaattttattgtgtaatttaaGCTATTGTATTAGGTTAAAAATAACCACCGAAAACTTAGTTCTATCAAGTTTTAAGTATTctcatttatttcaatcaatacAATTTGTTCGAAATTCagtttgtacttttttttacattatgtaattttttaaactatttagtAAGATCACCAGCAACGTTAATTCAAACATATTATACTGGCCAATCACGTAGCACTCACCTCGAGCACTCTGTGCATCAAGTTACTTGGTTTGTAGTCCGCGTGGACGAGGACGACGTGAGACATAGGCGCGAAACTATTAACTAGGACGTTCTTCAGTCTATCATTCAGATACCTCTGTAGCTTTTCCAGGTGTTCAGGGTTTGCATACTTCATCGCATCAGCCAGTCCTATCTGCTCAAAGTAAACCATAGCAGCTTCATTCCAATCCTTCTTGACATAAGTTACCACTGAGTCGAATTCCTCGGGGTTACTTTGGCGATATGCAAAAGAAAGTGAATGGAGTTTAGCCAGTTCCGTTATAGCCGTCGCTGCATAACTCCAGTCTACGGACTTGCGTCTGTCGAACACATCGTATCCTTGCGCCATCAGGTTCTCCAAAATGGCGGTCTCCTGAGGTCTGGTTAGGTCGAAGCCGTAGCTTTTCGTGAACCTCAATCTGTGTTCATCTTGCAGATCATTCTCTTCTTCCAAAGCTCTGTAAGTGTTCCACAGCGTCGTGTAACAGTAAGCTTCGGTGTAAAAGAACGATGGGGGCATAACTGCTCGTAAATTTTCACCAATGACACTCACTTTAGCAAATATATGCAGATCATCTTTATTTGTTGCACTTATGACAGCTGTGTATAGCTCCGACGTTATATTTGCACCGCCACATAACAATTCCTTTATATCTATTTCATAGTTTTCATAATGCTTTTCTTCTGCTATTTTATTTAGCAGTTCCCGTAATGTTGGTTTCTTGGTATCCATGAGTTAGTTTGGCCGTAGACAGCACAAAGAGTAACAGACTACACTAGGGGAGCTCTCCTAACAAACTGAATGACACGGTACCGTTCAGCAGGAAGTCATTATTGATTCAAACGTATTTAAGAATAAGTGTACTCTTTATGTGCAAACTTCAGTCGTATGCTTTGCCTCAAAGCTAAtgatatataaattaattaaaggcaGTAGACACGATATCATGTCATGGTTAACACTAGACTAGGCTGCTGACGTGATTTGGGAACACAATCAGCTTTGactaattgtttaaaaatagatattgagGCTCTGGCCACATATGGGTTCGATTTGCCATCGCGGTTTATTCCcgctaattaattataatctgtgAACGATTAATTAATAGCTCTCGGGTAAAACCCGACTGCAATCCAgcttaaattttgtaaacactAGTCCTTAGCTGTAGAAGTGTATATAAGTACTAGATGCCTAGCCCGCAATATCGTTACAAGTGGAAGATTCGCATGACCTCGGTCTATCCGACCCCTCTTCCGTTGTACCGTGCCTAGTTTCCGAGACTATACAGGCACCGTCGAACATAACTGGTACCTAATCATATTCGAAATGAatgtgctgctggggagtttgttgcgccgtttcttctctcacagcaaaagcactt includes these proteins:
- the LOC113502052 gene encoding uncharacterized protein LOC113502052 isoform X3, with the translated sequence MDTKKPTLRELLNKIAEEKHYENYEIDIKELLCGGANITSELYTAVISATNKDDLHIFAKVSVIGENLRAVMPPSFFYTEAYCYTTLWNTYRALEEENDLQDEHRLRFTKSYGFDLTRPQETAILENLMAQGYDVFDRRKSVDWSYAATAITELAKLHSLSFAYRQSNPEEFDSVVTYVKKDWNEAAMVYFEQIGLADAMKYANPEHLEKLQRYLNDRLKNVLVNSFAPMSHVVLVHADYKPSNLMHRVLETGKVDIKIVDLQTLQGGSPVTDLLYFIFTGSDEQFRAQYYEKLIDHYYQELSAALKRLHLNPDQIYSRQNFDEELKEKLPFGLALAVFTLPVITVDTDKAPKVNESMEITDFSVSNTSELYKERLNGVINDYVRWGVLK
- the LOC113502052 gene encoding uncharacterized protein LOC113502052 isoform X1, translated to MQCLRLAKSIRFISTKPKIHTVESHFSDLLKRIAGEQKFVNYDLKIDPVSTGGAHYTSKLYRVRLTEQERVLHLFAKVAAIGEKMRSQAPRIYETEHFAYTKLAKIYEELQEEHKVEDEYKLLFPKLYGAHPKEHEETLVLEDLMMAGYESYNRFKSVTWHYSQRAVEELAKMHALSFSYAKCRPDDFKQVVGKLKFEYKLDQNDMKTYYSRIISRAVDVVQDKHKALVADYFKDFDQDDFKALYKTSRGVVIGHSDYRPNNLMIRYQRTGKVDIKIVDLQTLQGGSPVTDLLYFIFTGSDEQFRAQYYEKLIDHYYQELSAALKRLHLNPDQIYSRQNFDEELKEKLPFGLALAVFTLPVITVDTDKAPKVNESMEITDFSVSNTSELYKERLNGVINDYVRWGVLK